The Pseudomonadota bacterium DNA segment CGTTGAAAGAAAAACTGGACGCGGGAATGCTTGCGGGCCTTGAGGAATTCTCGCTGGTCTGTCTGGATGATGTGCAACGGATCGCCGGTCTGGCTGACTGGGAGTCCGGTTTGTTCAGGCTGTTCAATGATGTTGCCGAAAACGGCGGCAGCCTGCTGGTTTCGGCCGACAGACCGGCGGCAAAAATCCCATTCGGGCTGCCGGATCTGCAATCGCGGCTGAACTGGGGTCCCGTTTACCGCGTGGACCCGGTCAGCGGCGAAGATCTGCACAAAGCGATGGCGCTGCGCGCGCAACACCGAGGGTTGCAGTTGCCGGAAGAAACCAGCCGGTTTCTTTTGCGGCGTTTCCCGAGAGACATGCGCTCGGTATACCGACTGCTGGATACGCTCGACCTGGCATCCCTCAGGGCGCAGCGCCGGCTGACCGTGCCCTTTGTCCGTGATGTGCTGAGCCGGGGCGATGGCCTTGGCTGAGAAGGGTTGGCCACGGCCCCCTGTCCTGCTCAGACCGATGTTGGTGGCAAGTCACGCCACCGTCTTGTTGTTGATTTTCGCCGCATTGATTCTGCCGGCATACCCAGCGTGGGCCTGGCTGCCGTTGGTCGTAATGCTGATATCGGTACCCGGGGTTTTGGCTGCACGGACCTATACTTATCGTTGGCTGATGATGCTGCTGGCGCTTCCGGTCGCGCTTGGCCTGATGGAACTGATTGCCAATCCAGCTCTGCGGCTTTGGTCCGCGGCCCTGGTTTTTTTCAGTTGCACGCTGTTTTTCTGCCTGGCCTTGAGTCTGAGAACCAGCGGTTGAATCAGGAGCCGAGTTTACTTGCGACCGTTGCGACCCGCTTGCCCAGGGCAATCGCCAGCTTCTTTTCCTCATCCCGAATCAATGGCTGCTTCTGCCGATGGGCCCAGTGACTGGCGCCGTACGGTCCGCCGCCTGAGCTCGTGTCGCTAACCAGCGGTTCGGTGTAGGGCAGACCGAGGATCAGCATGCCGTGGTGAAGCAAGGGGATCAGCATCGTCAGCAGGGTGGATTCCTGCCCGCCGTGCAGAGATTGGGTCGACGTGAAAACTGCTGCCGGTTTGCCCGCCAGGCCGCCGGACAGCCAAAGGCTGCCGCTGCCATCGAGAAAATATTTTAACGGCGCCGCCATGT contains these protein-coding regions:
- the hda gene encoding DnaA regulatory inactivator Hda, with product MTESRQLSLPVQLSDQAVFDSFFESGNGALLTHLKSLARSGSERLIWLWGGSGSGKTHLLQAACAEAGGQGRRAAYLPLKEKLDAGMLAGLEEFSLVCLDDVQRIAGLADWESGLFRLFNDVAENGGSLLVSADRPAAKIPFGLPDLQSRLNWGPVYRVDPVSGEDLHKAMALRAQHRGLQLPEETSRFLLRRFPRDMRSVYRLLDTLDLASLRAQRRLTVPFVRDVLSRGDGLG
- the wrbA gene encoding NAD(P)H:quinone oxidoreductase, with the translated sequence MNAEILVLYYSRDGATAELARQVCLGIESVEKCSARLRTVPAVSADCEASEPVVPEDGPPYATQQDLSDCAGLVMGSPTRFGNMAAPLKYFLDGSGSLWLSGGLAGKPAAVFTSTQSLHGGQESTLLTMLIPLLHHGMLILGLPYTEPLVSDTSSGGGPYGASHWAHRQKQPLIRDEEKKLAIALGKRVATVASKLGS
- a CDS encoding DUF2069 domain-containing protein, with amino-acid sequence MLVASHATVLLLIFAALILPAYPAWAWLPLVVMLISVPGVLAARTYTYRWLMMLLALPVALGLMELIANPALRLWSAALVFFSCTLFFCLALSLRTSG